GTGATCGTGACCGGCGTGGCCTCGGTGTTCACCGACGAGATCGCGGACTGGTCCAGTCCCTTGCCGAGTCAGGCCGACACGGCCTGGCCGCAGGGTATCGGCAGCGCGATCCAGCACGCGGCGCAGACCGTGGATCCGCAATTCCACGAAGACATGATCGCCTTCCGTCAGGCCGGCGGGCGCATGCAGGCGTTCTTCCACAAGCACGACACCGACCAGGCCGGCAAGCCGATCGAACGCGGCGTGGTCACGGTGATCGATCCGCAATCCCGGCAGATCATCGAACGCCGCGAAGGCACCGACGAGGAAATCGGTGAAATGAACCTGCCGAACGCGCTCGCGCACTTCATGGTCGATCTGCACGTGCGCCTGCACTTGCCGAACCCCTGGGGACTGTTGCTGACCGGCATTCTGGGTCTGGCGATGATGCTCGCGGCCGTGACCGGCTTCGTGATCCACCGGCATCTGTTCAAGGAGTTGTTCACGCTGCGGCGCCACAAGGACCGCATGCTGAGCACGCGCGATGCCCATGTGATCGCCGGCACCTGGAATCTGCCGTTCGCCTTCATCCTCGCGTTCACCGGCAGCTTCTTCAGTTTCGCCAGTTCGTTCGGCATTCCGGCGATGGCGATGGCCGCCTTCGGCGGCGATCGCGACAAGGTCATCGAAGTGTTGGTCGGCAACCCCGCCACCAATGATCCCACGCCCGCGCCGCCGCCCGCGCTGGACCGCGCGCTCGACGATGCTCGCCAACGCGCCGGCTCCGACCCCTGGTACATCCTCAGCGAACACTGGGGACGCGCGGATGCCCTGCAGACAGTGGTGATGCTCCCGGCCTCCGGCACGCTGCGCAATCGCACCTTCCTGTATGACGCGGCCGGGCGCTTCATGCAGGAAAAGCCACTGCTCGGCTCGGTGCCGTCCAGTGGCGCCGCTGTGTACTCGCTGATGGGGCCGCTGCATTTCGGCAACTTCGCTGGCGTGCTGTCCAAGGCCGCCTGGTTTGCGCTGGGCTTCGCCGGTGCCTACGTCACGTTTACCGGCCTGCTGTTGTGGACCACGCGCCGTGAGGACCAGCCAGCGTGGCGGTACCTGGGCCGCAGCGTTACCGGGCTGGGCTACGGCCTGCCGCTGGCGCTGATCATGGCGGCCTACGGCTATTTCCCGGTGGTGCGTCTGGGCGGCGACGTTCACGTCAT
The window above is part of the Gammaproteobacteria bacterium genome. Proteins encoded here:
- a CDS encoding PepSY domain-containing protein: MIRLPQRETRTLLAVHGWSAVLLGLLLYAVIVTGVASVFTDEIADWSSPLPSQADTAWPQGIGSAIQHAAQTVDPQFHEDMIAFRQAGGRMQAFFHKHDTDQAGKPIERGVVTVIDPQSRQIIERREGTDEEIGEMNLPNALAHFMVDLHVRLHLPNPWGLLLTGILGLAMMLAAVTGFVIHRHLFKELFTLRRHKDRMLSTRDAHVIAGTWNLPFAFILAFTGSFFSFASSFGIPAMAMAAFGGDRDKVIEVLVGNPATNDPTPAPPPALDRALDDARQRAGSDPWYILSEHWGRADALQTVVMLPASGTLRNRTFLYDAAGRFMQEKPLLGSVPSSGAAVYSLMGPLHFGNFAGVLSKAAWFALGFAGAYVTFTGLLLWTTRREDQPAWRYLGRSVTGLGYGLPLALIMAAYGYFPVVRLGGDVHVMMMTAFLAGLLGALLLANLLRQLADSRHILLSLTALALIGLPWLRWIGTGVSWIDAAHGGLNAVFAIDLGLSIAGLLCLRAVRRPSPAMKRLPSAQASPAT